In Cicer arietinum cultivar CDC Frontier isolate Library 1 chromosome 7, Cicar.CDCFrontier_v2.0, whole genome shotgun sequence, the genomic window ACAGttcaattcaaatttattttttattttttaaacccACTTAATATTAAGTTCGgttcatttttaacttttttaatagttcaaatatcaattattaatggcaatttaatttgatttgattcacATAGAATCAATTCTACTAAAAGAAATATAGTTTAGTTTTTagtaaaaatagttttgattCAAAAATAACGGATCGATTTGATTAGTTGAGTTTGGATTAAATAATTAACAGTTGAATTCGATTCTAATTCAATTTTCTTCATTGACCAAACCATAAAGCATAGTAAGAGGGACCTGTTTGCAATAGCAAGATTATGATGATGGGTAATGTGTGGGTATTATTAGTTTTggcattaatttaaaaaaaattatgattctaTTCTTCTATGAAGATATTTAAAAACCAATATATGCAACCAACATTCCGCATTATATACAATCAACATATAAAATTTCACTTATAATTCACACTTATTTTGACTTACATAATAATTGTAAAGGAAAATCTACAGTCAGAATTTAGTTTGTATGCTCATCCATGTTAGTAAATATACCTATGATGCAAAGTCCATGctataaatataatcaatctcGGGTACCCACAGATCTATAGTGAACTCCCTCCTGGTAATAGGTtgaatcatttatatatatataaatattattgatcGGTAGTAGTCTcaaatgttttttcttttcacaTATACATATCTATTAGTGAATAGTTGTAATGTATCCATGATAGGGTATCAACTTCAAACCGTATTTGTTggtacaatttaaataaaatgtgtCTTTCGAGGATAAGAAAAGCAACAAACAGCACAAAATTTGTCTCAATTTCAAGTTAGTCGTTGTTTGTCAATAAAAGAAAGACTAACTAAAAAAATACCCAACAAATGTTTCTTAATCCAACTTTGATaaggaaataaattaaaaaaacccCTTAAAACTTCACCTTCATTTTGGTCATAACTAACATatacataattaaatataaataatactaCTCCCTCTGTGCTTATTTATAACAAGGATCAacaaaatttgatgtatttaatctaaattttagatcaaatacatcaatttttatcgactcatttttgtttataagtaGGAACAGAGGGAGAACTACATATATTATACCAAAATACATAGCTATGTTGGAGTACTTGGCAATGAAACCAAACTGTTAGTGTGTAGCCATACCTCAAAATAACCCTCAGCAATGCCCTCGATCTTTGTCAATTGTCTGGTCTTGATATTGTAACTAAAATTTATCCTTTTACCTGTTTCACATAAAGctacttgaaatataatttgatcGTCGATCCACAAACGAAATTCCACAGTCATAATTTTAAGCTCACGGCCGCAAGCAGCAGCATAATCAAAAGGTCCCATTTCGTGATAAAGAGACCAATTTCCTGTATCAAAATCCAAAATGAAGATTTGATACGTTGTAGAAAAACCTTTATTCTTAATGCAAGAAAGGCGATTTCCCATCCATAAAAGCATTGAAAGTGGACCACTAAACATCGACGTAAAGGGAAGTGGACATTCTCGTATAATAATTTCCTTGTCAACATCCATCACAATCACTTCATCAAATGTTATCCAGTAAAGATCATTGTCTCCACTATAAAGTGGTTTCCATAAAAAACACCACTCATCAGGAGCTTCTTTTCTAGCTATCTCTTTCCATGAGTTATCTATTCCAATTCTTAGCACATAGAAAACATACCAATCAGCACCCGAAACCTCAAGGATGTCTATAAAGAACAACTTGAATTTGCCAGTGCGAGGAACACGTGCAATAGTACATTGCAGAGAAATTACTACAGGTTTCTGAGAATTGGGAATAGGAGGAATTCTAAGCCAGCACTTGAGGATGGGGTTTGCAATGATAATTTGCCTACAAATATTCGTAAGCAGCAATATGCCATCACAAGTACTGATTACATTTCCCATTTTTGAAGGTGTtccaaaatcaatcatttcaaattgGCCATTCACACCATTAATATCCATGAAATAAGAACTACTTTGTTCAATGCAATTTTCAACATAAAGACCAGGTTTAAATCGTGCACGGTGAAGTTCATACACTTCAGCAAACTCAGAACTGCTAATAATAGCAGCCCAAGATTTGCAAACATACCTTGCATACTTAAGCAGACAATTAAGAGGAATGAAACTGAAGATATCAAACATCAAATCTTTTGGAAGCAGAAGCTTTGAAATCACATTACAACTCTGAGTACTATCTGAGTTTTGATTCATATTCTTCTTGGCATCATCATGTGACATAGAGTCTGAATCAGAGCAACTGCACTTCAATATGGATTTAAATATCTGGTTTCCACATCTTCTATCcattacaattaattaatcttatacTGCTTCAATTACTGCATACACAATAGAGTATAGTCCAAAGCAAACACATTAGTTAAAGCATAAATTATACTAATTACCAAATTTAATTGAAATGAGATAAAGCAAATTTTACCTATAATAATTGGATTATtgcaaataattttaacactattaatcaaataaaatcgTTATatcatcaaaaatattttactttaatcaaaattatcctaaaattaatatatactaTTGATTGAAATGGTTTTATAGTGTAAAAAGTTTGATAGTGATAAATATTGAGAACAATATATCATCATATGATAATATGAGAGATTAATAATAATGAGTAAATCAGTATTTTAGTCTCTTTAGGTTTATCCAGTtcgttaaaatttgatttttgcgGTGAAATTAACACAATCGCAGTCATGTTGCAAAAGCTAACGATTTTCCCAATTCCacaatgaaaatcattttttttcttccaaatttagCACCGTAattataatgattttatatttttctttgatgaaattaataatagaattgattcttttaaaaaaaattaaagagtatTTGATATTTggtaaatttaaaaactaaattactcTTGCAGTCGTAAATTGAGAATTtactcaaataataataataataataataatattaaaggaGAGTGAGTGAGTGATGAGAGTAAGCAAAAGGGATTAAAAGAAGCTTACCCGGTGACTGTCACTCTAAAATGGCGTTcgcttttttcctttttcttattACGTCTGCTTTGTGGAGTAACAATTCTTTCGTTTTTAAGTATGTTACTTTGCGGCTGGGCTCAAgcccattattattatttttattctaattttcttttttttttgacaaatgttttatttattttattaatcctctttatttattttacattttaaggttttgtaaaaagaaaatacatttaagggtttaaaacaatgttttatattgaggatat contains:
- the LOC101494013 gene encoding uncharacterized protein; the protein is MDRRCGNQIFKSILKCSCSDSDSMSHDDAKKNMNQNSDSTQSCNVISKLLLPKDLMFDIFSFIPLNCLLKYARYVCKSWAAIISSSEFAEVYELHRARFKPGLYVENCIEQSSSYFMDINGVNGQFEMIDFGTPSKMGNVISTCDGILLLTNICRQIIIANPILKCWLRIPPIPNSQKPVVISLQCTIARVPRTGKFKLFFIDILEVSGADWYVFYVLRIGIDNSWKEIARKEAPDEWCFLWKPLYSGDNDLYWITFDEVIVMDVDKEIIIRECPLPFTSMFSGPLSMLLWMGNRLSCIKNKGFSTTYQIFILDFDTGNWSLYHEMGPFDYAAACGRELKIMTVEFRLWIDDQIIFQVALCETGKRINFSYNIKTRQLTKIEGIAEGYFEVWLHTNSLVSLPSTPT